The nucleotide sequence CCAGGTGAGGGTGGTGGAGCCGTCGCGGGAACGGTCCTCGTAGGTGAAGGCGAGGGTCGTGCCGGAGGTGGCGCTCGGGTAGACCCGGTCGAGCAGCCGGGCGTCCTGGCGGAGCGTCGCGGCGCCGCTGTCGTCGAGGCGCACGGCGGAGAGGTCCTCGTCGTTCCAGGCGTCGCCGGTGGTGAGCACCTTGTCGGCGTTACCGTTCATCAGCTCGTGGTGACGGCCGTTGTAGATGTCCCACTGCCACTGCGAGCCGGACAGGACCGGGCCGGAGGACGCCGGGGCCGTCCACCAGTCGGCGCCCTTCACCCGGGAGTCGAGGGCCTGGTACATCGCCTTCAGGACGGTGGGCGCCTTGCCCGCGGTGGAGCCGTTCAGCGGGTGGCCGAACTCGCTGACGATCACCGTCGTCCCGGTCGCGGCGGCGCGGTCGCGCACCGTGCCGAAGTCGGTCACGTACTGGCCGTCCGCCGCGTTGCCCCACATCAGGATGCCGGAGATGGCCTTCTGGTCGTAGAAGTGGGTGTTGAAGACGTAGCGGGAGCCGAGCGTGCCCGCGTCGAGGAGCCCGCCCTCCTCCTTGCTGACGTTGCCGTTCCAGAAGAGGTTCGGCTCCACCAGCGCGGGCTTGTCGGTCCAGCCGGCCGCGTCCATCCGGGCCCGGAACTTCACGTAGAAGGGCCACAGCAGGTCGCGTTCCCAGGTGCGGCTGTTCTGGCCGGAGTCGTAGCTGCCGGCGTAGGGCTCGTTGTAGGGGTCGAAGCCCAGGACGCCGGCGAACTGCTCGGCGGTGAGGTTCGCCTTGAGGTACGCCATGGTCTTCTGCGCGGTGACCAGGAAGGAGTCCTGGAGGCCGTGGTTGTTGTGCCAGAAGTCGTACTGGCCCGCCTTGACCGCGCCGTTCTGGGTGATGTTCTGCCCCCACACGAAGCAGATGCCGCAGGACTCCGCCGGGTAGCCGCCGAGCGCCACCGCCCACGCGGGCGCGCCGTCGCCGGTGTACCAGCTGCCCGAGTTGAACAGGTAGCGGGAGTAGAGGTCCTGGTGGAAGTCGGGGTAGACCCTGATGCCCGCGTCGAGGAAGGCCTGCATCTGCGCGGTGACGGAGGCCAGATAGGCGGTGTCGACCTGGCCCTTCACCGGTTCGGCGTAGGCCCAGGAGAGCAGGAAGCGGACGGAGTTGCCGCCGCCGAGGACGCGCAGCGCCGTCGCGGACTTCCTGGCGTCGGCGACGGAGGCGAAGGGCAGGCCCTTGTTCTCCGCGAGCTTGGTCTCGCCGGAGACGTTGTAACCGCGCAGGACGACCTCGCGGCCGGACGCGTCGACGAAGCGGCCGCCGGACACGGTCAGCGCCGTGCCGTCGAAGGGGAGGGAGTCGGGGAGCGTGGCGGCGCCGGCGGTCGGGGAGCCCGCCACCGTCAGGAAGCCGCAGAGTCCGCAGAGGACCACCAGAACAGCGAGCAGACGAGCCCGGATATTCCGCATGTCCACTACAATCCGGCGATTTCAGGACACCGTCAATACCTTCTGACCCGTGAGTAAGTTCATTCCCTGCCAACCCAGTTGGCAATCCACCGGACCGGCCGACCAGGCTCCCCGCGCGGGGCGGACCGGCGACCGGGGCGGCGGCGGATTACCGTGCAAGGAGGCGGCCGCTCCGGCCGTCACGGCCGGAAGGGGCCGATCGTGCGTGAGATCCTCCCCGTGCTGAACGGGTGGTACGCGGCCGGGGAGCCGTTCGGGCTGGCCACCGTGGTCGCCGTGGACGGCAGCGCGCCGCGCGGACCGGGCGCCGCGATGGCGGTGGGCCCGGACGGCGAGATCCTGGGCAGCGTCTCCGGCGGCTGCGTCGAGGGTGCGGTGTTCGAACTGGCCCGGGAGGCGGTGACGGCGGGCGAGGCCCGGCTGGAGACCTTCGGCCACGGCGACGACGACGCGTTCGCCGTCGGCCTGACCTGCGGAGGCGAGATCACCCTGCTGATCCGGCCCGTGACACCCCGCCTGGACCCTTCGTTCGGGGCGGTGGCCGAGTCGGTCGCGGCGGGCGAGCCGGTGACCGTGGCCCTGGTCACCGACGGCCCCGCGCCCCGCGGCGCCGCTCTCGCCGTATGGCCGGACCGGACCTCGGGCTCGCTGGGCTCGGACGGTCTGGACGCCGCCGTCACGGCCGACGCGCGCGGCGGGCTCGCCCTCGGCGTCACCGGCGTGCGGCGCTACGGGCCGGGCGGCCGGCGGCGGGAGGACTCCGTCGCCGTGTTCCTGCACTCCTTCGCGCCCCCGCCGCGCATGCTCGTGTTCGGCGCGATCGACTACGCGACCGCCGTGGCCCGGATCGGCGAGTTCCTGGGCTACCGGGTCACCGTGTGCGACGCCCGGCCGGCCTTCGCCACCGCGCGGCGCTTCCCGCCCGGCGCCGAGGTGATCGTGGAGTGGCCGCACCGGTATCTGCGCGGCACGCACACCGACGACCGCACGGTGATCTGCGTGCTGACCCACGACCCGAAGTTCGACGTACCGCTGCTGGAGGTGGCGCTGCGCGGGCCCGCCGCTTACATCGGGGCGATGGGCAGCCGCCGTACGCACGACGAGCGCCGGGCGCGACTGGCCGCGGCCGGACTCACCGACGGCGAGCTGGCCCGGCTGCGCTCCCCCGTCGGGCTGGACCTGGGCGCCCGCACGCCCGAGGAGGTCGCGGTGTCGGTGGCCGCCGAGATCGTCGCCCTGCGCTGGGGCGGCAGCGGGGCGCCGCTGACCACGACGGCGGGCGCCGTGCACCCGCCGGGGTGAGACCGGACGGCCGGGCCCGGACGGCTGGGTCCGGACGGAGAGCCCGCACCCCTCGAACGGATTCCGCAGAAAATACGTGAAGGGTGTGAGAAGGGTGCAAACCGGGTACGCGACGTGTACGGACAGGCAAGTACGTCCTCTGTCCTTCCCCTCGCGAAGGAAGGAGGTCCGTTGAAGGAACGCACACTCGCAAGTTCCGGGCCGCCTCCGACCGTCATGGCCGGGAGCGGCCCGGTTCTGCGTCGCGGTTCCTCCGGGCCCCCGTGCCGTTCCGTCACCCGCTCCCTCGTGCCGCGCCGCGGCGGTCAGCGCGGGGGCAGCCGGTGCAGGACCACGTCCGTGAGCCTGCCGTCGGCCGCGGTCGCGGTCAGGTAGGTGCAGTAGGGCTGGCGGCGGCGGTCGGTCGGGGAGCCGGGATTGAGCAGGCGCGGCCCGCCCGGGGCGGTGGTGTCCCACGGGATGTGACTGTGCCCGAAGACCAGGACGTCGAGGTCGGGGAAGCGTGCGGCGCACCGGGCCTCCCGGCCCTGGGCGGAGCCCGTCTCGTGCACGACGCCGAACCGCAGCCCGCCCAGTTCCGCGCGGGCGACCTCGGGCAGCCGGGCGCGCAGGGCGGGTCCGTCGTTGTTGCCGTACACGCCGAGGACCCGGCGGCTCCGGCTCTCCAGCAGGTCGAGGGTCTCCGTGTCGACCCAGTCCCCCGCGTGGATCACCACGTCCGCGAGCGGGAGCTCGTCGAGCAGCGGCCCGGGCAGTGCCTTGGCGCGCTTGGGGAGGTGGGTGTCGGCCATCATCAGAAGACGCACCGCGCCAGAGTACAAAACCCGGACCCGGGCGAATCCGGACAGGTGGGGCGCCGGTGGCGGGGTTAGCATCGGGCCGTGCGCACCCGCCGTCCCGCGCACGGCAAGTGATCCAGCTAGGGGGCCAGGAGCCCGATGCCGGTCAAGGTCAGCGTCATCGTCCCCGTCCACAACCCCGGTCCCTACATCGAGGAGTGCCTCGCCTCGCTGCTGCGGCAGTCGCTCCCGCCGGACGAGTACGAAGTGATCTTCGTCGACGACGGCTCCACCGACGCCACCCCGGCCCGGCTGGACGCGGCCGCCGCCGACGACGGCCGGATCCGTGTCGTCCACCAGGAGAACTCCGGCTGGGCCGGCAAGCCCCGCAACGTCGGCATCGACCTCTCCCGCGGCGAGTACGTCATGTTCGTCGACGACGACGACCACCTCGGCGACGAGGCCCTGGAGCGGATGTACGCCTACGGGGTCGCGAACGACGCCGACGTCGTCGTGGGCAAGATGGCCGGCAAGGGGCGCTCGGTGCCGGTGGAGCTGTTCCGCCTGAACCGCCCGCACGCCACCGTCGCGAACGCGCCGCTGATCGACAGCCTCACCCCGCACAAGATGGTCCGCCGGGCGTTCCTGGACCGCACCGGCCTGCGCTTCCCCGAGGGACGGCGGCGGCTGGAGGACCACGTCTTCGTGACCGAGGCCTATCTGCGGGCCGGCAACGTGTCCGTGCTCAGCGACTACGTCTGCTACTACCACGTCCGGCGCGACGACGCCGCGAACGCGGGCCTCCAGCGGTTCGACCCGGTGGGGTACTTCAAGAACCTGCGGGAGGCCCTCGACGTCGTCGAGCGGTACACCGAGCCGGGCCCGCTGCGCGACCGGCTGTTCCGGCGGTGGCTGCGCGTGGAGATGGTCGAGCGGCTGCGCGGCCGGCGCTTCCTCGGCCTGCCCGAGGACTACCGCAGGCACCTGTTCGACGAGATCCACTCGGTCGTCGTCGAACGGTTCGGGCCGGGGGTGGCGGCGCCGCTCCAGCCCGCCCAGCGGGTCGTGGCCGCGCTGGCCGCCGAGGGGCGCTACGACGACGTCGTCGCCTTCGCGCAGTGGGAGGCGGGCGTCGCGCTCGCCGTCGACCCCGAGGACGTCGAGTGGCGGGGCGGCACGCTGCGGATCACGTTCGCCGCCGAGCTGACGCACGACGGCGCTCCGATGACGTTCCCGTCCGCCGGGGGCTCCCCGCAATGGCCGCCGCACGACGTCGCCGAGGCGGTGCGCTGGCTGGGCACGGACATCGTGGGCCGGTTCGACCGGGCGGTGCCCGACCTGCTGCTGCGGGAACGGGTCGGCGCGGCGCAGTACTTCCAGCCGGTGGACGTGGTCCGCGAGACGGTGCCGGCGGGCGGCGACGGCAGCCTGGTGCGGCTCGTGCTGCGCGCGACCGCCACCGTCGATCCGGCCTCGGCGCTGAGCGGCGGCCCGGCGGGCGAGGGCCTGTGGGACGTGTTCGTGCGCCTCGGCCTGGGCGGCTGGACCAAGGAGCTGCGGCTCGGCCCGGCGCACCGGCACGGCCGACCCGCCCCGCCCGCCGCGGTGGTAGCGGGGCGCGTGGTGCTGCCGTACTGGACCGACCGGTACGCGAGTCTCGCGCTGGACGTCGGCCACGCGGGCAACCGGCTGGGGCTCGGCCGGGTGGCGGCCGGGGACGTCACCGTCACCGGGGAACGGCTGCACGTGGTCCTGCCGCTGCACGTCCCCGAGGCCGCCGGCGTGCTGCTGCGGCTGACGGCGGCGAAGTCCGGCGGCTCCCGCGAGGTCTTCGGGACGCTCTCCCCGGGCGGCCGGATGGCGGCGGCCCTGCCCGTCGCCGACCTGACGGGCCGCACCTGGCTGACGACGGTGTGCCTCACCCCGGACGCCGACGGGGCGCGCTTCCACCCGCTGCCCTTCGCGCTGCACGTGGACGCGGACGGTGTCCTCGTCGTTCCGGCGCCGCAGCCCGGCGGCGCGCGAAGACTGGCCCGCAGGATGCGACGCGCCGCCTACCGGGCGCTCGGCCGGATCACGGCACGGAGGAAGTGACGCGATGCGGCCGCTGGGGATCGAGGGCGCCTGGGTGCTGGAGCCGCGGGTCCTGCCCGACGGGCGGGGCAGCTTCCACGAGTGGTTCCGCGAGCCGGAGTTCCGCGCGGCCACCGGCCACGGTCTGGGGCTCGCCCAGGCGAACTGCTCCGTCTCGCGCCGGGGCGTCCTGCGCGGCGTCCACTTCTCGGACGTCCCGCCGGGTCAGGCCAAGTACGTGACCTGTGTGCGGGGCGCGGTGCTGGACGTGGTCGTCGATCTGCGGGTGGGCTCGCCCGGGTTCGGCCGGTGGGAGGCGGTCCGGCTGGACGACGTCACCCGGCACGCGGTGTTCCTCGCCGAGGGCCTCGGACACGCCTTCCTGGCCCTCGGGGACGAGGCCACCGTCGTCTACCTGTGCTCGACCGGATACGCGCCCGAGCGGGAGCACGGCGTGCACCCGCTCGACCCCGGCCTGGGCATCGACTGGCCGCGCGGGGTGGAGCCGGTGCTGTCGCCGAGGGACGCGGCGGCGCCGTCGCTGGCCGAGGCGCGGGCCTCGGGGCTGCTGCCCTCGTACGCCTCCTGCCGGGACCACTACCGCGCGCTGCGCCTCAGCGGCTGACGGCCGCCCGCTCCAGCGCCCCGCGCAGCGGCTCCCAGCCCCGGGAGCGGTCCAGGCCCCGGTTGCGGGCCCGCACCAGGGGCTTCCAGAAACCCGCCCGCAGCAGCGTCCCGGGCCGTACCGCGCGCACCCGTTCCAGGACGTCCTCGGGGACCTTCTGCGGGTCGGGGACCTCGTACTCGGCGACGATCTCGTGGTACCGCCGGCGCAGCACCGGGTTGCGGGGGTCGGCGCCGAAGACCACGAGCTGTCCGGTGGGCTCGGTGTCGACCGGCACGATCACCAGGTCGGGGCGGTGGCGGGACAGGATCTCGGTGAGCTTGTAGACGTCGCCGGTCCAGGCGGTGGTGTGCCGGTCGCGGGCGGCCTCGTCGACGCCCCGGGGCAGCATGTCGTCCAGGACGATCACGCTCGACCAGTCGCAGTGCCGCTCGACGTTGATGAAGTCGCGCAGCGCGAACTCGAACAGGTGCATGCCGTCGATGAAGGCCAGGTCGAGGGTGGCGCGGCGCCAGTGGCCGAGGGGATGGCGGCCCCGGGCCAGATTGCGCAGCGGGTGGCGGCCGCCCCTGAGATGGGCGAGGGGGTCGCGGCGGGCGAAGAAGTCGTCGCTGGTGGCCCTCACCAGGTGCACGTCGCAGCGCAGCTCCGAGGTCACCTTGAACGCGGGGTCGACCGCGATGCTCGGGACGCGGGACAGCCGCAGACTGCGGCCGTCGTTGACACCGATCTCCAGGTAGTTGCGGTTGGCGGTGACCTTGTGCAGCTCCCGCAGGAACTCATGGCGTTTCACGAAGGGACTCCTCGGGCTCCTCGGACGGCACCGGTTCGGGGGACGCCCCGCGGATCAGCGGGAGCGCCTGTCGCAGCGCCGTGCGCCAGTCCCGCGGCGGCGGCAGGCCGGCCTCGCGCCACCGGCCGTGCGACAGCACGCTGTAGGCCGGGCGGGGCGCCGGACGGGGGTGGTGGTCGCCCGTGACGGGGCGCACCCGGTCCGGGTCGGCGCCGGTCAGCCGGAACACCTCGCGGGCCAGGTCGTACCAGGTGGCCTCGCCGGCCGCGGTGGCGTGGAAGACGCCGCTCGCGCCGCGCCCGGCCAGCGGCCCGAGGTCGGCGACGCGCACGGCGACGTCGGCGCTCCAGGTGGGCTGACCGCGCTGGTCGTCGACGACGTCGACGGTGTCGCGGCGGGCCTCCAGGTCGAGCATCGTGCGCACGAAGCTGCGGCCGTGGACGCCGTAGAGCCAGGCGGTGCGCACGATGACCGAGGCGTCGGGGAGCACGGCGCGGACGGCCCGTTCGCCGGCCAGTTTGGTGCGGCCGTAGGCGGTCCGGGGGGACGGCGGATGGTCCTCCGCGTAGGGGGTGCGGGCCGTGCCGTCGAAGACGTAGTCGGTGGATACGTGGACCAGTCGGGCGCCGTGCGCGGCGCAGGCGGCGGCGAGCAGGCGGGGTCCCTCGCCGTTGACCAGCAGCGCGCGTGCGTCGTCGGTCTCGGCGTCGTCGACGGCCGTGTGGGCGGCGCAGTTGACGACCACGTCGGGCCGGTGCGCGCCGAACGCCGCGGCCACCGACGTGGGCCGGGTGACGTCGAGGGCGGTGCGGTCGAGGCCGGTCACGTCCTCGCCGCGCCGCAGCAGCTCCTGCACGGTGTCCCGGCCGAGCATCCCGCCGGCGCCCGCGACCAGCCACCTCACGGCGTGCGCGCTTGCGGGCGCAGGGGTTCCCACCAGTCGCGGTGGTCGCGGTACCAGGCGACCGTCCCGGCGAGACCGGCGGTGAAGTCGTGCCGGGGCCGGTAGCCGAGCTCGTCGCGGGCCTTCGTCCAGTCGACGCAGTAGCGCAGGTCGTGGCCCTTGCGGTCCTCGACGTGCCGGACCCGGTCCCAGCCCGCCCCGCAGGCGTCGAGGAGCAGACCGGTCAGCTCGCGGTTGCTCAGCTGGGTGCCGCCGCCCAGGTTGTACACCTCGCCGGGGCGGCCCTTCGTGCGCACGAGGTCGACGCCCCGGCAGTGGTCCTCGACGTGCAGCCAGTCGCGGACGTGGCGTCCGTCGCCGTACAGGGGGACCTGCTCGCCGTCCAGGAGGTTCGTGACGAAGAGCGGGATCACCTTCTCGGGGTACTGGCGCGGGCCGTAGTTGTTGGAGCAGCGGGTGACGCGGACGTCCAGGCCGTGGGTGCGGTGGTGGGCGAGGGCGATCAGGTCGGAGGACGCCTTGGAGGCGGCGTACGGCGAGTTGGGGCTCAGCGGCTGCTCCTCGGTCCAGGCGCCGGTCTCGATGGAGCCGTAGACCTCGTCGGTGGAGACGTGCACGAAGGGACCGACGCCGTGCCGCAGGGCCGCGTCCAGGAGCGTCTGGGTGCCGAGGACGTTGGTGCGCACGAAGGCGCCCGCGCCGTCGATGGAGCGGTCGACGTGGGACTCGGCCGCGAAGTGGACGACCTGGTCGGCGCCGGCCGTCACCCGGTCCACGAGGTCGGCGTCGCAGATGTCGCCGTGCGTGAACTCCAGGCGGGGGTGGCCGGTGGGCAGGTTGGCGGGGTTTCCGGCGTAGGTGAGCTTGTCCAGGACGGTGACGCGGACGGCCGGGTCGCGGGCCAGCAGGCCGCGCACGTACGCCGAGCCGATGAATCCGGCGGCCCCGGTGACGAGGAGGTTCATGGGTGGATCTGTACCTTGCTGTGGTCGCCGAGCACCAGCCGGTGGGCGCTGGACACCCCGGTCGCCGGGGTGACCTCGACGTGCCGGCCGATCAGCGAGTTCTCGATGCGGCCCACGCCTTCGATGGAGGAGTCGCGCAGCACGATGGAGAACTCCAGCTCGCTGTCGGTGATCCGGCAGTTCTCGCCGACGGAGGTGAAGGGGCCGATGTAGGAGTCGCGGACCTCGCTGCCCGCGCCCAGCAGGACCGGTCCGACCAGACGCGAGTTCACCACGCGGGCGCCCGCCTCCACGACGACCCGGCCGACGGTCTCGGAGGAGTCGTCGACCTCGCCCTCGATGCGCCGCTCGACGCCCTCCAGCACGGTCCGGTTGACCTCCAGCATGTCGACGACGTTGCCGGTGTCCTTCCAGTAGCCCTTGATGATCGTGGAGCGCACCCGGGCGCCGGTGTCGATCAGCTGCTGGAGGGCGTCGGTGATCTCCAGCTCACCGCGTCCGGACGGCCGGACGGCGCGGACGGCGTCGTGGATCGCGGGGGTGAAGAGGTAGACGCCGACCAGCGCGAGGTCGCTCCTGGGGTGCGCGGGCTTCTCCTCCAGGCCGACGACCTGTCCGGCGGGGTCCAGCTCGGCCACGCCGAAGGCGCGGGGGTCACGGACGCGGGTGAGGAGGATCTGGGCGTCGGGGCGGGTCCGGCGGAACTCGTCGACGAGGTCGGTGATGCCGCCGACGATGAAGTTGTCGCCCAGGTACATCACGAAGTCGTCGTCGCCGAGGAAGTCCCGCGCGACGATCACCGCGTGGGCCAGGCCGAGCGGCCTGTCCTGCGGGATGTAGGTGACGTCGAGGCCGAAGCGGGAGCCGTCGCCGACGGCTTCGCGGATCTCCGCCGCCGTGTCGCCCACGATGACCCCGACCTCGGTGACACCGGCGGCGGCGATGGACTCCAGGCCGTAGAAGAGGACGGCCTTGTTGGCCACCGGCACGAGCTGTTTGGCCGAGGTGTGGGTGATCGGCCGCAGGCGGGTCCCGGCGCCGCCGGACAGCACGAGAGCCTTCATCGGGGTCACTCCAGCCCCGGTCGCCCGGCCGCGACCGATTCATCCGCTCGTGCGCACTGTCTGCCGGTCAGTCCTCACCCCTGACAATGTTCCATTCCGCGCCGGTCTGCATCCCGGCCGTCGCGGAAGGTGCGGCGGCGACGGCGGGCAGGCACGTGCGCAGCGCGGTCGACTGGCGGCGGATCCGGCGGGCCCTGGCCCAGCCGGTCTCGGCCCGGAGGATCACCGGTTGCTCCTCGGTGTGCGCGGTCACGACGGTTCATCATCCTTCTCGGTCACAGGGCTTGTGCCCCTGGTTCAGCCGGCACCGGGGCCTGCGCTGCCGAATCAGCCGCCGGAGCCCTCCTCCCAGCGGGGGCGGCGCTGGTCGGCGCTGTCCCGGCTGCCGGTGGGCCGCAGTTGGTGCGGGGTGAGGCGTTCGCCGTCCGTGGGCTCGGGCATCGCGTTGGGTTCGCGGGTGCGGTGGGTCTCGTGGGCCGGGGCGGTCCCGGGCCTGCGGGGCTGTTCGTGCGGCGCCGGGGGCGCGGGCTCGCGGCTGCGGACCTTGAAACCGAGCCGGAACGCCCAGATCAGACCGCCGACGAGGACGAGCCCGACGGCGATGAAGGCGACGGTGGCCAGCGCGGACCTTCCGGATGCCGCGACGAAGACGGAGGCGAAGGTGTCCATGGGCGCCGGGTACCCCGTCCGTGCCGCGGGACACGTGGGGTTCCGACGGCTCAGCCGGTCGGCGTCAGCTCGCTCCACACCTGCTTGCCGCCGCTGACCGGCACGGTCCCCCAGGCCTGCGACACCGCCTCCACCAGGAGGATGCCCCGGCCGCCGGTGGCCTCCCAGCCGAGGCTGGCCGGCTTGACCGGGCTGCGGGGCGAGGTGTCGGTGACGGCGACCCGCAGCCGGTGGTTGACGAGGGTGAGGTCGAGGCGGACCCGGCCGTCGGTGTGCACCAGGGCGTTGGTGACCAGTTCGGACACGACGAGCAGGGCGGCGTCCAGGGTGTGCGCCGACACACCCCAGGCGCGCAGCGTGCGCCGGGTGAAGCGCCGGGCCTGGCGGGCCGCCTCGGGCACCCGCCACACGGTCCAGCCCTCGCGCAGGGGTTTGACGGCCATGCCGT is from Streptomyces asoensis and encodes:
- a CDS encoding cellulase family glycosylhydrolase — its product is MRNIRARLLAVLVVLCGLCGFLTVAGSPTAGAATLPDSLPFDGTALTVSGGRFVDASGREVVLRGYNVSGETKLAENKGLPFASVADARKSATALRVLGGGNSVRFLLSWAYAEPVKGQVDTAYLASVTAQMQAFLDAGIRVYPDFHQDLYSRYLFNSGSWYTGDGAPAWAVALGGYPAESCGICFVWGQNITQNGAVKAGQYDFWHNNHGLQDSFLVTAQKTMAYLKANLTAEQFAGVLGFDPYNEPYAGSYDSGQNSRTWERDLLWPFYVKFRARMDAAGWTDKPALVEPNLFWNGNVSKEEGGLLDAGTLGSRYVFNTHFYDQKAISGILMWGNAADGQYVTDFGTVRDRAAATGTTVIVSEFGHPLNGSTAGKAPTVLKAMYQALDSRVKGADWWTAPASSGPVLSGSQWQWDIYNGRHHELMNGNADKVLTTGDAWNDEDLSAVRLDDSGAATLRQDARLLDRVYPSATSGTTLAFTYEDRSRDGSTTLTWNPVPSSLPSTRQLVGSGQYALLVWRSNGGTAPTELHLPASFPTATTTVVSDLGTVYAPPAYTSATKIAAAPEPGGTGSRRLLLAAPDTGTLHYALVTNGAAAPSATLLAAARAELSTWVTQKLG
- a CDS encoding XdhC family protein, with amino-acid sequence MREILPVLNGWYAAGEPFGLATVVAVDGSAPRGPGAAMAVGPDGEILGSVSGGCVEGAVFELAREAVTAGEARLETFGHGDDDAFAVGLTCGGEITLLIRPVTPRLDPSFGAVAESVAAGEPVTVALVTDGPAPRGAALAVWPDRTSGSLGSDGLDAAVTADARGGLALGVTGVRRYGPGGRRREDSVAVFLHSFAPPPRMLVFGAIDYATAVARIGEFLGYRVTVCDARPAFATARRFPPGAEVIVEWPHRYLRGTHTDDRTVICVLTHDPKFDVPLLEVALRGPAAYIGAMGSRRTHDERRARLAAAGLTDGELARLRSPVGLDLGARTPEEVAVSVAAEIVALRWGGSGAPLTTTAGAVHPPG
- a CDS encoding metallophosphoesterase family protein; protein product: MRLLMMADTHLPKRAKALPGPLLDELPLADVVIHAGDWVDTETLDLLESRSRRVLGVYGNNDGPALRARLPEVARAELGGLRFGVVHETGSAQGREARCAARFPDLDVLVFGHSHIPWDTTAPGGPRLLNPGSPTDRRRQPYCTYLTATAADGRLTDVVLHRLPPR
- a CDS encoding glycosyltransferase family 2 protein encodes the protein MPVKVSVIVPVHNPGPYIEECLASLLRQSLPPDEYEVIFVDDGSTDATPARLDAAAADDGRIRVVHQENSGWAGKPRNVGIDLSRGEYVMFVDDDDHLGDEALERMYAYGVANDADVVVGKMAGKGRSVPVELFRLNRPHATVANAPLIDSLTPHKMVRRAFLDRTGLRFPEGRRRLEDHVFVTEAYLRAGNVSVLSDYVCYYHVRRDDAANAGLQRFDPVGYFKNLREALDVVERYTEPGPLRDRLFRRWLRVEMVERLRGRRFLGLPEDYRRHLFDEIHSVVVERFGPGVAAPLQPAQRVVAALAAEGRYDDVVAFAQWEAGVALAVDPEDVEWRGGTLRITFAAELTHDGAPMTFPSAGGSPQWPPHDVAEAVRWLGTDIVGRFDRAVPDLLLRERVGAAQYFQPVDVVRETVPAGGDGSLVRLVLRATATVDPASALSGGPAGEGLWDVFVRLGLGGWTKELRLGPAHRHGRPAPPAAVVAGRVVLPYWTDRYASLALDVGHAGNRLGLGRVAAGDVTVTGERLHVVLPLHVPEAAGVLLRLTAAKSGGSREVFGTLSPGGRMAAALPVADLTGRTWLTTVCLTPDADGARFHPLPFALHVDADGVLVVPAPQPGGARRLARRMRRAAYRALGRITARRK
- the rfbC gene encoding dTDP-4-dehydrorhamnose 3,5-epimerase, which encodes MRPLGIEGAWVLEPRVLPDGRGSFHEWFREPEFRAATGHGLGLAQANCSVSRRGVLRGVHFSDVPPGQAKYVTCVRGAVLDVVVDLRVGSPGFGRWEAVRLDDVTRHAVFLAEGLGHAFLALGDEATVVYLCSTGYAPEREHGVHPLDPGLGIDWPRGVEPVLSPRDAAAPSLAEARASGLLPSYASCRDHYRALRLSG
- a CDS encoding class I SAM-dependent methyltransferase; its protein translation is MKRHEFLRELHKVTANRNYLEIGVNDGRSLRLSRVPSIAVDPAFKVTSELRCDVHLVRATSDDFFARRDPLAHLRGGRHPLRNLARGRHPLGHWRRATLDLAFIDGMHLFEFALRDFINVERHCDWSSVIVLDDMLPRGVDEAARDRHTTAWTGDVYKLTEILSRHRPDLVIVPVDTEPTGQLVVFGADPRNPVLRRRYHEIVAEYEVPDPQKVPEDVLERVRAVRPGTLLRAGFWKPLVRARNRGLDRSRGWEPLRGALERAAVSR
- the rfbD gene encoding dTDP-4-dehydrorhamnose reductase, with protein sequence MRWLVAGAGGMLGRDTVQELLRRGEDVTGLDRTALDVTRPTSVAAAFGAHRPDVVVNCAAHTAVDDAETDDARALLVNGEGPRLLAAACAAHGARLVHVSTDYVFDGTARTPYAEDHPPSPRTAYGRTKLAGERAVRAVLPDASVIVRTAWLYGVHGRSFVRTMLDLEARRDTVDVVDDQRGQPTWSADVAVRVADLGPLAGRGASGVFHATAAGEATWYDLAREVFRLTGADPDRVRPVTGDHHPRPAPRPAYSVLSHGRWREAGLPPPRDWRTALRQALPLIRGASPEPVPSEEPEESLRETP
- the rfbB gene encoding dTDP-glucose 4,6-dehydratase, producing the protein MNLLVTGAAGFIGSAYVRGLLARDPAVRVTVLDKLTYAGNPANLPTGHPRLEFTHGDICDADLVDRVTAGADQVVHFAAESHVDRSIDGAGAFVRTNVLGTQTLLDAALRHGVGPFVHVSTDEVYGSIETGAWTEEQPLSPNSPYAASKASSDLIALAHHRTHGLDVRVTRCSNNYGPRQYPEKVIPLFVTNLLDGEQVPLYGDGRHVRDWLHVEDHCRGVDLVRTKGRPGEVYNLGGGTQLSNRELTGLLLDACGAGWDRVRHVEDRKGHDLRYCVDWTKARDELGYRPRHDFTAGLAGTVAWYRDHRDWWEPLRPQARTP
- a CDS encoding glucose-1-phosphate thymidylyltransferase, translating into MKALVLSGGAGTRLRPITHTSAKQLVPVANKAVLFYGLESIAAAGVTEVGVIVGDTAAEIREAVGDGSRFGLDVTYIPQDRPLGLAHAVIVARDFLGDDDFVMYLGDNFIVGGITDLVDEFRRTRPDAQILLTRVRDPRAFGVAELDPAGQVVGLEEKPAHPRSDLALVGVYLFTPAIHDAVRAVRPSGRGELEITDALQQLIDTGARVRSTIIKGYWKDTGNVVDMLEVNRTVLEGVERRIEGEVDDSSETVGRVVVEAGARVVNSRLVGPVLLGAGSEVRDSYIGPFTSVGENCRITDSELEFSIVLRDSSIEGVGRIENSLIGRHVEVTPATGVSSAHRLVLGDHSKVQIHP
- a CDS encoding DUF6479 family protein, whose amino-acid sequence is MDTFASVFVAASGRSALATVAFIAVGLVLVGGLIWAFRLGFKVRSREPAPPAPHEQPRRPGTAPAHETHRTREPNAMPEPTDGERLTPHQLRPTGSRDSADQRRPRWEEGSGG